DNA sequence from the Narcine bancroftii isolate sNarBan1 chromosome 11, sNarBan1.hap1, whole genome shotgun sequence genome:
atgctgaccttgccaggtgagtttgtgaatctgagtccaaacacagtgctccatgaacaggtcagttatcttgaccgtctttgagaaaatgagattactctgatgttctcATATGTGGCAGCATcttctgcagtggatgtgccaaatgattgtcaacactgtactcgtgtgtttctttgacatgatgttgttcgtaaaccacttaagcccatttacgatggttctttccaggtcttatgacaccatccatagtgttttgttattgacaggaatggaaaaggtaacactgtttccatcaacaggttgaagccagtgtatttcgaatgtccacattctgcatcagggccagagcaaAAGGACCAGTCGTATCCCTGCATCGCCTGTCTTCCAGTATCAggtgaactgtcaaccctccagaccgttacactggggacagttccattcagtcgcctccttgcatggctcggaggctggaggtgagggtggggagggggctgtcacggtgatgcatctgcctgctttgggaacagtGCCATTTGCCGCTGATAATGTATTTGAAGCATCGCGCTGGAGGAATAGCCCATGTGTCCGAGAGTGTTAAACATCAgtgtatgggtgatggatctccgatgcaggaggagtagagagagagggtcaggattACAATGTGGCAATGAGCCAATGCGAAGGTCAAacgggtttggctgggtggtctttggggagttgaagaatgcaatgttgtgtctgaggaggataaagaaggtcgactccattgtcttctggaagaaacgagtgagggtattctttaattgtttgtaaacgatggtatatcagtgccattacaaatctaacccttccctacctcacactcattaccctctattatttttccatccatgtatcttagagtgttttgaatgtccttattgcaccagcccccacctccaccccagcaatgcatcccagaccctcactgctctgtaattttttttaaacttgtttagacgatcaaatcaaaagatgaatgaagttctactgcttcatctcgtgatctcatcatcatttctttgcagattatgggcaaattgagagaaaaaatgtttgtcttaaatagacactatgaaggagagggggaagggtggatcccttattgtatctgctgtgcaaatactgcgagctgcattgttacacctcatagcaacacatgtaacacctcatcatcagatttttaagaataccggggaatattaatgatctaaaatgcccaaactggagaaataagtcgagatgaatgcctcgtattcccaaatcggaatgcactttggaaggcatcattgggttttagtgACTTGCTCGTGAACCAGAACTTCTCTCCCATGGGTTCTTGCTCCTAAGACCATTCTCTTGCCTCCATTTTAataaagtggctactttcccttcctggctcccatgaaAGCTTGCTGTGCCTTCTTTTGTACTGtctgtcattatgttgttgcaaagtactgtccatccatcttttctcaaaatctgaactaatccataccaattcacgaaatattgatgctcgccatttattgactttcttgatttgagtttcttcctgtccaacatggttcgacagtggatggcacaatcggAACTCTGTTGCGCTGACAGTGATAGgggtggggttcaaatcctgctctctctatgaggagtttctatgttctccctgtgtgtgcttaggttttccccagggtgggggaggggcctccaaatttttcccactgttcaaaaagtatgggggtgttgaaggtcaactgggaagcacaggcttgtgggcctaaacggtctgttactgtgttgtaactaatcttaaagtatcgcattgactctgatatgtcactaatgtaaatcttggtagtaatggtgtgcatgattctgctttgtcttgatctctgcagctattggcctcgtctctcatatgGAACCCCATAACTTGGATGAtttggaattacctagttgtaagcagtatatttgaatgaatagctttgctaattcctcaccatgttcatgtttaaaatctatctatccttgtctgcccaggctggactggaaaattgtaaatgttactccactctttaagaaggaagagaggcaaaagactgtaaattttagaccacatcttcacattaaaaaaataattatcacgtaaattatgttatcttttccaaacaaatacaagttttcattttgccaacgattcatatttaaatccacatcatttttccacgtaataacaatagattccccaaccaatgctaatgcgaaccgaataaactaaatttgagatttatccattcttaaacccattgttaaagttgtaatgtaccccatttaaaaaaaagcagtggatctaacattaaagtagtctctaataaatctgccttaaactctttaatttttatccaaaaagacttactttatcacacaaccagacagaattgaaaaaaaaagtaccaatttgagtcccacaatgaatacataaatctgaatgatgaaatccatatcttttaacttttctggtgtttaattcaactgatggagaaaattgtagttcaccaaatgtagtcacactatcttcacacagagtagtccatccttcttgggataattctaaggataaatctttctcccatttaagctttgatttatctcaatccagtttagccattttctcttgcaacaaagaatacatttctgaaataaatcaatttctgccccatttacaattaaatttttaaatttagttaactttggcatgttcgattcccgcccaaaactcttcactactggagcatgtacttgaaaatatgcaagcaaagaatttaacggtacctcaattttttcctgaagcctaacataagaaaaagatatcccatcttcaaaacaatctgctaacacttgaacacctttcatctggcaaatctttaaacactgagattattcatcgagaaggagatgtatttatcctgatatgatggaatttgtaatgaaaccttatctccagttcctattgacagatttcttttataccaagtatcacatacatgtcataatactggcaaattataataaagcaaaagacgaggagtccatctaaatatacactaATGTATAATAAAATGTGAAATCTATGATAATAACActttagcccagtgtggaggttgattaacattgaacatcctattaataaattttaactgataattaactattaatttaataaataattCTGAAGATGAGGCCATTGTTGTCCCTAATGCATATTACCATGTTaagttttgcaacaatactctagacaatgaacctttctataaaaatattctgattgctgcataactctttaaaaaaatatgtttggacacgaacatggaattgattgaaaaagatattgaattcaaggaaaaatattcatttttaatacaattcacatgtgccattcatgtcaaaggaagatctttccatttaattaaatcagctttaattttatcaatagagaaacatagttaaacttacacataatccacatcaaccattagctttaaatatttaattttcttagtccatctaagctgtgtaatctgcttacaagcaggataatcttcctgtgTTTTTagtaatatgttcctcttatcccgattaaccttataaccagacatttttccatattgaacCAAATAGGTTTGTCGATGTCATAATGATTACtgaagatttgttaaatatattggtacaaaggaaccttatattctcttcatttattttaatcccactaattttatcattttgtcttatagcttgggctagcggttctatcaccaatggagacaaaggacaaccttgccttgtggagtgtgttaaattaaacgtatctgaaatttgtccatttgtcaccatactCACCAAAGgctttttatacaaggctttaaaccaaccaggtaaaaaagttccaaacttaaatctttcaagtattttaaataaaaagtacctttcaactcgatcaaaggctcgattaaacgtgttaaatacttcgcaagtctattgcccaataccttagctactatcttataatctacatttaataaagatattgttcgatatgaggcaactttcattggggctctttcttttttgcaataactaattctagctctagaaaaggattctggaaatgcttttgctcttctgtagattgtttaagaacatccatcaaaacaggagacaagacttcataaaattctttataaaaccctcctgtaaacccatcttctccaggtgatattcaatatcgcttcttcaatttctaaataattgaaaggaacttccaattctgtcctatctttattttCCAAAACCAATAACTCCAAGcgacctaaaaaagactcaacacgttcctcatcctgacttacttcaaaagaatatcaattctggtaaaatgagtgaaattcattattcatttcctgaggtttaaaagtgattcctgaattatttcttatcgcatttattgtccttgatgcctgttcagtctttaattgccgagcgaaaaaCTTATacgctctttctccttactcatagtaatgctatttggatcattgtattaatttttcatatttatatgtttgcattatattgtaacactttcaactgaatcaaaaaagtctttttatccacaatcgaatttcgttggaattccttctctcaaattgttatttccttctccaaattttggctctctgccaaatgctgtgtcttaattcttgcagtataattgattatcagacctcttaaataagcttttaaaacatcccacaaaacaaatttactttgtactgaatatgtattaatttgcaaataagactgaatatggtctttgatataacttagaaactttggttgcttcaataacatcccattaaacattcaccgataaggggtgtctacattatgcaaaccagaacatgtgcaggtacacaatcctttatccagaacccttggggggggggggtcactgtgttctgaatttcagatttttctagatttcagaaacccagatttaagcccacccaaattgtgctgctgtatccacccccactcccttccagtcatgctgccatttccccaccacccctctcccgcctgcctcgcgctgccgtctctctctccacttgctggtgtttggagctttccggattttagatgtcgggataaaggattgtgtacttctacttaacaatgaggaatgatcagacaaatcccactcttatactctgcatgtataaatcgaccctgtaattgtgctaacattaagcaaaagtcaattctcaaaaaagaatcatgtctgggtgaataaagagaaaagttattctgtcagatttaatttcctccagatttctaccaaattcaaatctttcattgagtctaacatcaattttgccattttggttctttgtgcagtttttggaaatttatccaacatacaattaaaatccccaccaaccaaaatattttcattagcttgacccagattcaaaaaatttcacaaatagcgtcttcattattttcatttggtggataaacattcatcaaagtccatgcttcagcaaaaattttacaattcaccaacagctctcgacccaatgtggcagagaatgattccaactgaaacggtatcttcttatgaaccaaagtatcaacacctcgagctttcgaattaaatggagatgaaaaacatgtccaacccaatctcttttcaatttcatatgttctttctcagacaaatgagtttgttgcaaaaaagcaagatcaaccttcattttctttaatatttccttcctttcaatcggattattaagtcgtataacattaaagatcacaaaatttaaatgagccataacttaatttcctcctgagtttgacacttcacacagcaattacaattagatataattttttttcaaacccaaacccccctttcaaacaataagaaacccctgtaaaaaatgtaaaaacctaagagcccaagagtcagacccccctctgtggaccaggtgcagtcaataccgcaagtggcagatgactttagaagtagtagagtcaaccatcaccccccaaccgaacattaaaacccatcagtcatcccagtgataacagcCACATTGAgattgagcttcatcttcaacatcattcaccgattcccattcccttcccaatcttatcctcgggcattttccccatcaattccttcaaatctgggaaggaatttgcaaaagataatgcaccataaggactctcaaaacattgagactgatcttgcccataaatcaccttaaatataatcggataccaaaaagtaaacttataccctttcttccacagcactgctttgaccagattaaactctttccatcacttaataatctcctgacttaaatcagcttaaaataaaaccctattgccttgatacatcgtagggctttgatcaaggcgactttctgatccgcaagccacaatataatttctctatcctgatatcacaaacatcttaaaagaagcgCTCTTGACAtgtgacccagaaaaggttttctccttcacgccctatgagcccgatctcaaaagactcgactcccagcatctctggaatccatttcctaaaataattttacaggatctgaaccttcaatatcttccggcagacctcgCACTCCTCCTGGCCCGCCCCCAGGCCAAACAAATTGACGACATCTTGCGTCACTGGATGCGCAGAGGATgtggatgtttcttccagcttctcccaagttccacgttgaggattcggatctatctctaactgctcccgaggttccttctggaaggtcggccttgcttcttctgcacttttcacaggttgaaaacctaggttttttctaagttgctggtaatgaaatggtattgtatgtacttaccagtacaggcatgggatggcccaccctcctgatgacatcctctcctagaatcctccctgaactcctccactgtgacccggccataaaggtcgagccacctcttccatcccttcacttccctcacttggacccgggcctgcagtcttgtgtgtaataaagcctatcattcccctaattctttttctctgtgattattgaggcaactggcagtgcccaacactgcttttttcctttcttcatttccagaatcctactgtagtaaattactgttcaaaacattgataaaaatcaaaaaagtcactacagttcgagtattgaacagtttagtcagggagaggtgtcttctcacgtcattttccgatgccattcttccacgacaatcccccctgccctcagctgactccttgaacaccatcaaatccatggactctaggcagccctgcagctgtcttccctcccgtgaccaccttcttgttgtcctgatctaataagtgttgtgagcaattttaggccccatttcgaagagaggatgtgatggcccagaggtgatttacaaaaatgatcctggggatgagaggaataatgttggaggagcatttgatggttctgggtctggactcgcctgagtttagaaggatgaggcaggactttattgcaatctgatgaatagtgaaagggctggatagagaggattttgccagtagtgggagagtttaggaccagtgggcacaacctcagaataaaaggatgtctgcttaaaacggagatggagaaaccttttcatcaagagcagtgattttcaaactcctcctccaccccccaccccaccccccggatcatattccacttaatcccttttacagaagtgctctgttagtaagggattacttaatgtggtatgtgattggaaagaaaaagtttgaaaaccactgttttaattgtacgtcattgacctgttctgtgcgtggtttcataactccagaggaaatgggccaatgacaatttttctcaggcaaaatatttccttcacaattgggtccactgcagtctttctcagccttttttcccattcatatgccactttaagcaatcttttactcattcttcgacactccaaggaataaagtcccaacctgttcaacctttctctgcagctcaactcctgaagatctggcagcgtcttagtaaatcttctctgcactctttcaatcttactaata
Encoded proteins:
- the LOC138745297 gene encoding uncharacterized protein, translating into MGVGVSCRPVWLQQVRSYPFVASAAAVRPNKETSTQVLWMQSIPLCTEWNVYKFHQDLVLERLKPVYFECPHSASGPEQKDQSYPCIACLPVSAIGLVSHMEPHNLDDLELPSSWASGSITNGDKGQPCLVECVKLNVSEICPFVTILTKGFLYKALNQPDLALLLARPQAKQIDDILRHWMRRGCGCFFQLLPSSTLRIRIYL